Proteins found in one Venturia canescens isolate UGA chromosome 8, ASM1945775v1, whole genome shotgun sequence genomic segment:
- the gek gene encoding serine/threonine-protein kinase Genghis Khan isoform X1, whose product MAEVSSKNRGEAVPHHLGVMANPTHNFGLPPPDIMPKGLANNGVAGRLRQLETLFTSGPVQGGRVGHTFSIETLIDILLILYDECCNSSLRREKTVSDFIEFVKPVAACIKGLQLAREDFEIVKVIGRGAFGEVCVVKMRGSDKVFAMKILNKWEMLKRAETACFREERDVLVYGDRRWITNLHYAFQDDNNLYLVMDYYCGGDLLTLLSKFEDRLPEDMARFYIAEMVLAIGSIHDLRYVHRDIKPDNVLLDAHGHIRLADFGSCLRLFEDGTVQSNVAVGTPDYISPEILRAMEDGQGRYGPECDWWSLGVCMYEMLYGETPFYAESLVETYGRIMNHKNCFDFPTEDIYNVSEEAKDLMRKLICSSEMRLGQNGIDDFKKHPWFEGVNWDTLRDSTAPYIPEVSSPTDTSNFDVDDTDVRSSDAVPPAANSAFSALHLPFVGFSFTQGSVKFAAFSYFNSCISDLGSLPVLPQKDKSMKILEEENARLLETIEDLKNQIGVSVTISPTISPDSNNATRKLQDEINTLTKRNGELETQLKSMELPREMKIMDNGDLTKLHELERLVRILRLEKDDAIKDKLDYQEKLKQQDKELKDALTQRKLAMAEYTEVTDKLSELRQQKQKLSRHVRDKEEELEVVMQKVDSLRHDIRKAEKLRRELENRVEEAMAETSKERKLRERSEEYCKQMQEETEKIRQRTSGNDASTNHALATQEINRLKAEVEKLEVQYNENLNQQQSRYNIEIRSLQEQLHESDNRRELLEREVQLTKEKLDAARLENITDSEETINELNRRHEREKIMLAEENKKLLIELGSVNDSVNRIQGERRQLEEEYEELRNKKEAIAQWEAQITEIIQWVSDEKDARGYLQALATKMTEELEFLKHSGGVGGVGSSSTMTDKNWRNRRSQKLDKMELLNLQSSLQSEIQAKQAISEELTKTRSDLIAAQKELRDSRQRLDSMSHDMKRKEIQIKELQSRLDSGDGFLERPTSQMSYLEHFLKETASSTRHGSVDSVEGDIEDNRAPSIASSKSNLSELSIDPTSPLSHELLNKSSASHGQTSIQPKPKSHQFLVRTFSAPTKCNHCTSLMVGLTRQGVVCEVCGFACHMPCCDKVPAMCPVPHDKTKRPLGIDPTRGIGTAYEGYVKVPKMGGVKKGWVRQFVVVCDFKLFLYDISPDRNALPSVYVSQVLDMRDEEFSVSCVRDSDVIHATKKDIPCIFRITTSLLEPPGLRNHTLMLADTESEKTKWVVALNELHRILKRNNLPNTTIFRAKELLDNTLAIVKNVMSGAIIDPDRLVIGTEEGLFCLDLDRSEIARVGEGKKIYLLEYITEEQLIVVLSGKQRHVRLVPVRALDGDEVEWIKVAETKGCITLTTGIVRRNPLTYCLCVAIKKQNASHVMIYEVTRTKTRHKRIHELMLPCHAQTLQVLSEGRLCVGYPSGFSIYSILGDHHPISLVHQENSLLGFLTYSAVEALRCIELPRGEFLLVFHTLAVYVDSQGRKSRDREIMYPAVPTAVSYCEGYLLVYSETHVDVFDCTTGDWLQTLNVKKARPLNTSGSLTTCMINDMPHVIYLSNLHQRELLNLTPLDASGRQMTRPRRRFSLREGNRGARPTDRRSKMISAPTNFNHISHMGPGNGIQIQRLLDLPTTLETADQQQYTGHHSGTHLHTNAPQRFYGSAIQAPSKPAPLPPRHPPSDTRRLSSHMTRNSGYSPQNGSTSSRRGPAPPRPTATPPSLPRTPVDQVDSESLHMRSHTPLSLGSIASLQDKQEHTSGGSPRHSIASNNSSNPSTPPSPAHDHGSSSYDS is encoded by the exons ATGGCTGAAGTTTCGTCCAAAAATCGAGGCGAAGCAGTGCCTCATCATTTGGGCGTAATGGCCAATCCCACTCACAATTTTGGCCTCCCGCCGCCTGACATTATGCCTAAAGGACTAGCTAACAATG GTGTAGCAGGAAGGCTGCGACAGCTAGAAACGTTGTTCACCAGCGGTCCAGTCCAAGGGGGTCGGGTTGGacatacattttcaatcgaaactCTAATCGATATACTCTTAATTCTCTACGATGAATGTTGCAATTCTTCTCTACGTCGCGAAAAGACTGTGTCtgatttcattgaatttg tgAAACCAGTTGCAGCATGCATCAAAGGTTTACAACTGGCTCGTGAAGACTTTGAGATTGTTAAAGTAATCGGGAGAGGAGCATTCGGTGAAGTATGCGTCGTTAAGATGCGAGGATCCGACAAAGTCTTTGCAATGAAAATACTTAACAAGTGGGAAATGCTCAAGAGAGCTGAAACCGCTTGCTTCAGGGAGGAACGAGACGTTTTGGTGTACGGAGATCGAAGATGGATCACGAACCTTCATTATGCCTTTCAGGATGACAATAATCtg TATCTGGTAATGGATTACTATTGCGGTGGTGATTTGTTGACCCTCTTAAGCAAATTCGAGGACAGATTACCGGAGGACATGGCACGTTTTTACATAGCTGAAATGGTTCTCGCGATCGGTTCAATCCACGATTTGCGTTACGTTCATCGGGACATTAAACCGGACAATGTATTACTCGATGCTCACGGTCATATACGTCTGGCCGATTTCGGCTCGTGTCTTAGACTCTTCGAAGACGGTACTGTACAAAGTAACGTTGCTGTTGGCACGCCGGATTACATCTCACCGGAAATATTGCGCGCCATGGAAGACGGACAAGGCAGATATGGTCCCGAGTGCGACTGGTGGTCTCTCGGAGTTTGCATGTACGAAATGCTCTACGGTGAAACACCCTTTTACGCTGAATCTCTAGTCGAAACTTATGGAAGAATCATGAATCATAAG AATTGTTTTGATTTTCCAACGGAAGATATATACAATGTTTCTGAAGAAGCGAAGGATCTCATGAGGAAATTGATATGCAGCTCGGAAATGAGACTGGGACAAAATGGAATTGATGATTTTAAG AAACATCCTTGGTTCGAGGGTGTTAATTGGGATACTCTCAGGGATAGTACAGCGCCTTATATTCCTGAAGTTTCTTCACCTACCGATACGTCTAATTTCGACGTTGACGACACGGACGTTCGAAGCTCGGACGCAGTTCCGCCTGCTGCTAATTCGGCGTTTTCAGCTCTCCATTTACCGTTCGTGGGGTTTAGCTTTACACAGGGCAG TGTTAAATTTGCTGCTTTTTCTTACTTCAATAGCTGCATATCGGACCTTGGCTCATTACCCGTTTTACCACAAAAGGACAAGAGTATGAAAATTCTGGAAGAAGAAAACGCTCGATTGTTGGAAACGATAGAAGACCTGAAGAATCAAATTGGCGTTAGTGTAACTATTTCGCCAACTATTTCGCCGGATTCGAATAACGCCACAAGAAAATTGCAAGACGAAATCAACACGCTTACGAAAAGAAACGGTG AATTGGAGACTCAATTGAAATCGATGGAATTGCCacgtgaaatgaaaataatggacAACGGTGATTTGACGAAACTACACGAACTCGAAAGGCTCGTACGTATCTTAAGATTGGAGAAAGATGACGCGATAAAGGACAAATTGGATTATCAGGAGAAGTTGAAGCAACAAGACAAAGAACTGAAGGATGCACTGACGCAGAGAAAGCTCGCGATGGCGGAATACACAGAAGTGACGGATAAATTGTCGGAATTGAGACAGCAGAAGCAAAAGTTGTCGAGACACGTCCGCGATAAGGAGGAAGAATTGGAAGTAGTGATGCAAAAGGTTGACAGTTTGCGACACGACATAAGAAAAGCCGAGAAATTGCGTCGCGAATTGGAGAATAGGGTCGAGGAAGCAATGGCCGAAACGAgcaaagaaagaaaattgcGTGAACGCAGCGAAGAATATTGCAAACAAATGCAGGAAGAAACTGAGAAAATACGACAGAGAACATCGGGCAACGACGCAAGCACGAATCACGCTTTGGCGACTCAAGAAATCAACAGGCTCAAAGCTGAGGTGGAAAAGCTCGAAGTTCAATACAACGAGAATTTAAATCAACAACAATCTCGTTACAACATTGAAATTCGTAGTCTCCAAGAACAACTGCACGAAAGCGACAACAGACGTGAATTACTCGAACGCGAAGTACAATTGACCAAGGAGAAGTTGGACGCCGCCAGACTCGAAAATATAACCGACAGCGAAGAAACGATAAACGAATTGAATCGACgacacgagagagaaaaaataatgcttGCCGAAGAGAACAAGAAATTGCTGATTGAACTCGGTTCTGTTAATGACAGCGTCAATAGAATACAGGGCGAGAGACGACAACTCGAAGAAGAATACGAAGAATTGAGAAACAAGAAAGAAGCCATCGCCCAATGGGAAGCTCAAATTACCGAAATTATACAATGGGTCTCGGACGAAAAAGATGCTAGAGGATATTTACAG GCACTGGCTACAAAAATGACCGAAGAGCTCGAGTTCCTCAAACATTCCGGCGGGGTCGGAGGGGTCGGCAGCAGTTCAACAATGACTGACAAAAATTGGCGTAACCGAAGATCtcaaaaattggataaaaTGGAACTTCTTAATTTACAGAGCTCACTCCAAAGCGAAATACAAGCGAAACAGGCTATCTCTGAAGAGCTCACGAAAACACGATCGGATCTTATCGCGGCTCAAAA GGAACTTCGAGACTCGAGGCAAAGGTTGGATTCGATGTCCCACGACATGAAGAGGAAGGAAATACAGATAAAAGAATTGCAGTCACGTCTCGACTCTGGGGATGGTT TTCTGGAACGTCCTACATCGCAAATGTCATACCTGGAGCATTTTCTAAAGGAAACGGCGAGCAGCACCCGTCACGGGAGTGTCGACAGTGTTGAAGGTGATATTGAGGATAACAGAGCCCCGAGCATCGCTAGTAGTAAGAGCAACCTTTCCGAACTGAGTATC gaTCCAACATCCCCATTGTCTCACGAGTTATTAAACAAATCGTCCGCGTCCCACGGACAAACGAGCATACAGCCGAAACCAAAGTCCCATCAGTTTCTCGTTCGCACATTCTCAGCGCCAACAAAATGCAATCATTGTACATCGTTGATGGTTGGTCTCACGAGACAGGGTGTCGTCTGCGAAGTTTGTGGTTTCGCTTGTCACATGCCATGCTGTGATAAAGTGCCCGCCATGTGTCCAGTTCCCCACGATAAAA CAAAACGACCGCTCGGTATCGATCCTACGAGAGGAATTGGTACCGCCTACGAGGGTTACGTGAAAGTACCAAAAATGGGCGGAGTGAAAAAGGGTTGGGTCCGACAATTCGTTGTTGTTTGCGACTTTAAACTCTTTTTGTACGATATATCGCCCGATCGCAACGCCTTACCCTCAGTTTACGTTTCCCAAGTATTGGACATGCGAGACGAGGAATTTAGTGTCAGTTGTGTGCGCGACTCGGATGTCATTCACGCGACCAAGAAGGACATTCCATGTATATTTAGG ATTACTACGTCACTGCTCGAGCCGCCAGGCTTGAGAAATCACACGTTGATGCTTGCCGATACTGAGAGCGAGAAAACGAAGTGGGTCGTAGCGCTAAACGAGCTTCATCGTATCTTGAAGCGAAATAATCTTCCAAACACaacg ATTTTCCGAGCAAAGGAATTGCTGGACAATACGCTAGCAATTGTTAAAAACGTAATGTCAGGAGCAATAATAGATCCCGATCGTCTAGTCATTGGCACCGAGGAAGGACTTTTCTGTTTAGATTTAGATCGTAGCG aAATTGCAAGAGTCggcgaaggaaaaaagataTATCTTCTCGAGTACATTACGGAGGAACAATTGATAGTTGTTTTAAGCGGTAAGCAACGTCACGTACGACTTGTGCCGGTTAGAGCGTTGGACGGCGATGAGGTCGAGTGGATTAAAGTAGCTGAGACCAAAGGCTGCATAACTCTTACTACTGGTATTGTCCGACGAAATCCTCTCACGTACTGCCTCTGTGTCGCTATTAAAAAACAG AACGCCTCACATGTTATGATTTACGAAGTAACGCGAACGAAGACACGACACAAACGAATTCACGAATTGATGTTACCATGCCACGCACAAACGCTACAAGTACTCTCGGAAGGACGACTCTGCGTCGGTTATCCTTCgggtttttcaatctacagtATATTAGGAGACCATCACCCGATAT CATTGGTCCATCAGGAGAACAGTTTGCTGGGATTTTTAACGTACAGTGCCGTGGAGGCTTTGCGATGCATAGAATTGCCTCGCggtgaatttttattggtttttcATACGCTCGCAGTTTACGTCGACAGTCAGGGAAGAAAAAGTCGGGACCGCGAAATCATGTATCCCGCTGTTCCAACGGCAGTCA gCTATTGCGAAGGCTACCTTCTAGTCTACAGTGAAACTCATGTTGACGTTTTTGATTGCACGACCGGCGATTGGCTGCAAACTCTTAATGTAAAGAAAGCGAGGCCTTTGAATACTTCAGGCTCTTTAACTACGTGCATGATCAATGACATGCCACATGTTATTTATTTGAGTAATTTGCATCAAC GGGAATTACTCAATCTTACGCCACTAGACGCGAGCGGTAGACAAATGACGAGACCCAGAAGACGGTTTTCACTTCGCGAAGGCAATCGGGGAGCTCGACCTACCGACAGACgatccaaaatgatttcagcgCCAACGAACTTCAATCACATCAGTCATATGGGACCTGGCAACGGAATACAG ATTCAAAGACTGTTAGACTTGCCAACGACATTGGAAACAGCGGACCAACAACAGTATACGGGTCATCACAGTGGAACTCATCTCCATACCAATGCTCCACAACGT TTTTATGGCTCAGCTATTCAAGCACCGTCAAAACCTGCACCATTGCCTCCAAGGCATCCTCCATCGGACACGCGACGTCTGAGCTCTCACATGACTCGAAATTCTGGATATTCGCCTCAAAATG GTTCGACGTCGTCTAGAAGAGGCCCGGCGCCACCACGACCAACGGCTACACCTCCCTCATTACCGCGCACTCCCGTGGACCAAGTCGATTCGGAGTCACTGCACATGCGATCGCACACTCCATTGTCACTCGGCAGCATTGCATCTTTACAAGACAAG CAAGAGCATACCTCTGGTGGAAGTCCTCGTCACTCGATAGCCTCGAATAATAGTTCAAATCCATCGACGCCGCCGAGTCCGGCTCACGATCATGGCTCGTCGTCGTACGACTCCTAA
- the gek gene encoding serine/threonine-protein kinase Genghis Khan isoform X2 has product MAEVSSKNRGEAVPHHLGVMANPTHNFGLPPPDIMPKGLANNGVAGRLRQLETLFTSGPVQGGRVGHTFSIETLIDILLILYDECCNSSLRREKTVSDFIEFVKPVAACIKGLQLAREDFEIVKVIGRGAFGEVCVVKMRGSDKVFAMKILNKWEMLKRAETACFREERDVLVYGDRRWITNLHYAFQDDNNLYLVMDYYCGGDLLTLLSKFEDRLPEDMARFYIAEMVLAIGSIHDLRYVHRDIKPDNVLLDAHGHIRLADFGSCLRLFEDGTVQSNVAVGTPDYISPEILRAMEDGQGRYGPECDWWSLGVCMYEMLYGETPFYAESLVETYGRIMNHKNCFDFPTEDIYNVSEEAKDLMRKLICSSEMRLGQNGIDDFKKHPWFEGVNWDTLRDSTAPYIPEVSSPTDTSNFDVDDTDVRSSDAVPPAANSAFSALHLPFVGFSFTQGSCISDLGSLPVLPQKDKSMKILEEENARLLETIEDLKNQIGVSVTISPTISPDSNNATRKLQDEINTLTKRNGELETQLKSMELPREMKIMDNGDLTKLHELERLVRILRLEKDDAIKDKLDYQEKLKQQDKELKDALTQRKLAMAEYTEVTDKLSELRQQKQKLSRHVRDKEEELEVVMQKVDSLRHDIRKAEKLRRELENRVEEAMAETSKERKLRERSEEYCKQMQEETEKIRQRTSGNDASTNHALATQEINRLKAEVEKLEVQYNENLNQQQSRYNIEIRSLQEQLHESDNRRELLEREVQLTKEKLDAARLENITDSEETINELNRRHEREKIMLAEENKKLLIELGSVNDSVNRIQGERRQLEEEYEELRNKKEAIAQWEAQITEIIQWVSDEKDARGYLQALATKMTEELEFLKHSGGVGGVGSSSTMTDKNWRNRRSQKLDKMELLNLQSSLQSEIQAKQAISEELTKTRSDLIAAQKELRDSRQRLDSMSHDMKRKEIQIKELQSRLDSGDGFLERPTSQMSYLEHFLKETASSTRHGSVDSVEGDIEDNRAPSIASSKSNLSELSIDPTSPLSHELLNKSSASHGQTSIQPKPKSHQFLVRTFSAPTKCNHCTSLMVGLTRQGVVCEVCGFACHMPCCDKVPAMCPVPHDKTKRPLGIDPTRGIGTAYEGYVKVPKMGGVKKGWVRQFVVVCDFKLFLYDISPDRNALPSVYVSQVLDMRDEEFSVSCVRDSDVIHATKKDIPCIFRITTSLLEPPGLRNHTLMLADTESEKTKWVVALNELHRILKRNNLPNTTIFRAKELLDNTLAIVKNVMSGAIIDPDRLVIGTEEGLFCLDLDRSEIARVGEGKKIYLLEYITEEQLIVVLSGKQRHVRLVPVRALDGDEVEWIKVAETKGCITLTTGIVRRNPLTYCLCVAIKKQNASHVMIYEVTRTKTRHKRIHELMLPCHAQTLQVLSEGRLCVGYPSGFSIYSILGDHHPISLVHQENSLLGFLTYSAVEALRCIELPRGEFLLVFHTLAVYVDSQGRKSRDREIMYPAVPTAVSYCEGYLLVYSETHVDVFDCTTGDWLQTLNVKKARPLNTSGSLTTCMINDMPHVIYLSNLHQRELLNLTPLDASGRQMTRPRRRFSLREGNRGARPTDRRSKMISAPTNFNHISHMGPGNGIQIQRLLDLPTTLETADQQQYTGHHSGTHLHTNAPQRFYGSAIQAPSKPAPLPPRHPPSDTRRLSSHMTRNSGYSPQNGSTSSRRGPAPPRPTATPPSLPRTPVDQVDSESLHMRSHTPLSLGSIASLQDKQEHTSGGSPRHSIASNNSSNPSTPPSPAHDHGSSSYDS; this is encoded by the exons ATGGCTGAAGTTTCGTCCAAAAATCGAGGCGAAGCAGTGCCTCATCATTTGGGCGTAATGGCCAATCCCACTCACAATTTTGGCCTCCCGCCGCCTGACATTATGCCTAAAGGACTAGCTAACAATG GTGTAGCAGGAAGGCTGCGACAGCTAGAAACGTTGTTCACCAGCGGTCCAGTCCAAGGGGGTCGGGTTGGacatacattttcaatcgaaactCTAATCGATATACTCTTAATTCTCTACGATGAATGTTGCAATTCTTCTCTACGTCGCGAAAAGACTGTGTCtgatttcattgaatttg tgAAACCAGTTGCAGCATGCATCAAAGGTTTACAACTGGCTCGTGAAGACTTTGAGATTGTTAAAGTAATCGGGAGAGGAGCATTCGGTGAAGTATGCGTCGTTAAGATGCGAGGATCCGACAAAGTCTTTGCAATGAAAATACTTAACAAGTGGGAAATGCTCAAGAGAGCTGAAACCGCTTGCTTCAGGGAGGAACGAGACGTTTTGGTGTACGGAGATCGAAGATGGATCACGAACCTTCATTATGCCTTTCAGGATGACAATAATCtg TATCTGGTAATGGATTACTATTGCGGTGGTGATTTGTTGACCCTCTTAAGCAAATTCGAGGACAGATTACCGGAGGACATGGCACGTTTTTACATAGCTGAAATGGTTCTCGCGATCGGTTCAATCCACGATTTGCGTTACGTTCATCGGGACATTAAACCGGACAATGTATTACTCGATGCTCACGGTCATATACGTCTGGCCGATTTCGGCTCGTGTCTTAGACTCTTCGAAGACGGTACTGTACAAAGTAACGTTGCTGTTGGCACGCCGGATTACATCTCACCGGAAATATTGCGCGCCATGGAAGACGGACAAGGCAGATATGGTCCCGAGTGCGACTGGTGGTCTCTCGGAGTTTGCATGTACGAAATGCTCTACGGTGAAACACCCTTTTACGCTGAATCTCTAGTCGAAACTTATGGAAGAATCATGAATCATAAG AATTGTTTTGATTTTCCAACGGAAGATATATACAATGTTTCTGAAGAAGCGAAGGATCTCATGAGGAAATTGATATGCAGCTCGGAAATGAGACTGGGACAAAATGGAATTGATGATTTTAAG AAACATCCTTGGTTCGAGGGTGTTAATTGGGATACTCTCAGGGATAGTACAGCGCCTTATATTCCTGAAGTTTCTTCACCTACCGATACGTCTAATTTCGACGTTGACGACACGGACGTTCGAAGCTCGGACGCAGTTCCGCCTGCTGCTAATTCGGCGTTTTCAGCTCTCCATTTACCGTTCGTGGGGTTTAGCTTTACACAGGGCAG CTGCATATCGGACCTTGGCTCATTACCCGTTTTACCACAAAAGGACAAGAGTATGAAAATTCTGGAAGAAGAAAACGCTCGATTGTTGGAAACGATAGAAGACCTGAAGAATCAAATTGGCGTTAGTGTAACTATTTCGCCAACTATTTCGCCGGATTCGAATAACGCCACAAGAAAATTGCAAGACGAAATCAACACGCTTACGAAAAGAAACGGTG AATTGGAGACTCAATTGAAATCGATGGAATTGCCacgtgaaatgaaaataatggacAACGGTGATTTGACGAAACTACACGAACTCGAAAGGCTCGTACGTATCTTAAGATTGGAGAAAGATGACGCGATAAAGGACAAATTGGATTATCAGGAGAAGTTGAAGCAACAAGACAAAGAACTGAAGGATGCACTGACGCAGAGAAAGCTCGCGATGGCGGAATACACAGAAGTGACGGATAAATTGTCGGAATTGAGACAGCAGAAGCAAAAGTTGTCGAGACACGTCCGCGATAAGGAGGAAGAATTGGAAGTAGTGATGCAAAAGGTTGACAGTTTGCGACACGACATAAGAAAAGCCGAGAAATTGCGTCGCGAATTGGAGAATAGGGTCGAGGAAGCAATGGCCGAAACGAgcaaagaaagaaaattgcGTGAACGCAGCGAAGAATATTGCAAACAAATGCAGGAAGAAACTGAGAAAATACGACAGAGAACATCGGGCAACGACGCAAGCACGAATCACGCTTTGGCGACTCAAGAAATCAACAGGCTCAAAGCTGAGGTGGAAAAGCTCGAAGTTCAATACAACGAGAATTTAAATCAACAACAATCTCGTTACAACATTGAAATTCGTAGTCTCCAAGAACAACTGCACGAAAGCGACAACAGACGTGAATTACTCGAACGCGAAGTACAATTGACCAAGGAGAAGTTGGACGCCGCCAGACTCGAAAATATAACCGACAGCGAAGAAACGATAAACGAATTGAATCGACgacacgagagagaaaaaataatgcttGCCGAAGAGAACAAGAAATTGCTGATTGAACTCGGTTCTGTTAATGACAGCGTCAATAGAATACAGGGCGAGAGACGACAACTCGAAGAAGAATACGAAGAATTGAGAAACAAGAAAGAAGCCATCGCCCAATGGGAAGCTCAAATTACCGAAATTATACAATGGGTCTCGGACGAAAAAGATGCTAGAGGATATTTACAG GCACTGGCTACAAAAATGACCGAAGAGCTCGAGTTCCTCAAACATTCCGGCGGGGTCGGAGGGGTCGGCAGCAGTTCAACAATGACTGACAAAAATTGGCGTAACCGAAGATCtcaaaaattggataaaaTGGAACTTCTTAATTTACAGAGCTCACTCCAAAGCGAAATACAAGCGAAACAGGCTATCTCTGAAGAGCTCACGAAAACACGATCGGATCTTATCGCGGCTCAAAA GGAACTTCGAGACTCGAGGCAAAGGTTGGATTCGATGTCCCACGACATGAAGAGGAAGGAAATACAGATAAAAGAATTGCAGTCACGTCTCGACTCTGGGGATGGTT TTCTGGAACGTCCTACATCGCAAATGTCATACCTGGAGCATTTTCTAAAGGAAACGGCGAGCAGCACCCGTCACGGGAGTGTCGACAGTGTTGAAGGTGATATTGAGGATAACAGAGCCCCGAGCATCGCTAGTAGTAAGAGCAACCTTTCCGAACTGAGTATC gaTCCAACATCCCCATTGTCTCACGAGTTATTAAACAAATCGTCCGCGTCCCACGGACAAACGAGCATACAGCCGAAACCAAAGTCCCATCAGTTTCTCGTTCGCACATTCTCAGCGCCAACAAAATGCAATCATTGTACATCGTTGATGGTTGGTCTCACGAGACAGGGTGTCGTCTGCGAAGTTTGTGGTTTCGCTTGTCACATGCCATGCTGTGATAAAGTGCCCGCCATGTGTCCAGTTCCCCACGATAAAA CAAAACGACCGCTCGGTATCGATCCTACGAGAGGAATTGGTACCGCCTACGAGGGTTACGTGAAAGTACCAAAAATGGGCGGAGTGAAAAAGGGTTGGGTCCGACAATTCGTTGTTGTTTGCGACTTTAAACTCTTTTTGTACGATATATCGCCCGATCGCAACGCCTTACCCTCAGTTTACGTTTCCCAAGTATTGGACATGCGAGACGAGGAATTTAGTGTCAGTTGTGTGCGCGACTCGGATGTCATTCACGCGACCAAGAAGGACATTCCATGTATATTTAGG ATTACTACGTCACTGCTCGAGCCGCCAGGCTTGAGAAATCACACGTTGATGCTTGCCGATACTGAGAGCGAGAAAACGAAGTGGGTCGTAGCGCTAAACGAGCTTCATCGTATCTTGAAGCGAAATAATCTTCCAAACACaacg ATTTTCCGAGCAAAGGAATTGCTGGACAATACGCTAGCAATTGTTAAAAACGTAATGTCAGGAGCAATAATAGATCCCGATCGTCTAGTCATTGGCACCGAGGAAGGACTTTTCTGTTTAGATTTAGATCGTAGCG aAATTGCAAGAGTCggcgaaggaaaaaagataTATCTTCTCGAGTACATTACGGAGGAACAATTGATAGTTGTTTTAAGCGGTAAGCAACGTCACGTACGACTTGTGCCGGTTAGAGCGTTGGACGGCGATGAGGTCGAGTGGATTAAAGTAGCTGAGACCAAAGGCTGCATAACTCTTACTACTGGTATTGTCCGACGAAATCCTCTCACGTACTGCCTCTGTGTCGCTATTAAAAAACAG AACGCCTCACATGTTATGATTTACGAAGTAACGCGAACGAAGACACGACACAAACGAATTCACGAATTGATGTTACCATGCCACGCACAAACGCTACAAGTACTCTCGGAAGGACGACTCTGCGTCGGTTATCCTTCgggtttttcaatctacagtATATTAGGAGACCATCACCCGATAT CATTGGTCCATCAGGAGAACAGTTTGCTGGGATTTTTAACGTACAGTGCCGTGGAGGCTTTGCGATGCATAGAATTGCCTCGCggtgaatttttattggtttttcATACGCTCGCAGTTTACGTCGACAGTCAGGGAAGAAAAAGTCGGGACCGCGAAATCATGTATCCCGCTGTTCCAACGGCAGTCA gCTATTGCGAAGGCTACCTTCTAGTCTACAGTGAAACTCATGTTGACGTTTTTGATTGCACGACCGGCGATTGGCTGCAAACTCTTAATGTAAAGAAAGCGAGGCCTTTGAATACTTCAGGCTCTTTAACTACGTGCATGATCAATGACATGCCACATGTTATTTATTTGAGTAATTTGCATCAAC GGGAATTACTCAATCTTACGCCACTAGACGCGAGCGGTAGACAAATGACGAGACCCAGAAGACGGTTTTCACTTCGCGAAGGCAATCGGGGAGCTCGACCTACCGACAGACgatccaaaatgatttcagcgCCAACGAACTTCAATCACATCAGTCATATGGGACCTGGCAACGGAATACAG ATTCAAAGACTGTTAGACTTGCCAACGACATTGGAAACAGCGGACCAACAACAGTATACGGGTCATCACAGTGGAACTCATCTCCATACCAATGCTCCACAACGT TTTTATGGCTCAGCTATTCAAGCACCGTCAAAACCTGCACCATTGCCTCCAAGGCATCCTCCATCGGACACGCGACGTCTGAGCTCTCACATGACTCGAAATTCTGGATATTCGCCTCAAAATG GTTCGACGTCGTCTAGAAGAGGCCCGGCGCCACCACGACCAACGGCTACACCTCCCTCATTACCGCGCACTCCCGTGGACCAAGTCGATTCGGAGTCACTGCACATGCGATCGCACACTCCATTGTCACTCGGCAGCATTGCATCTTTACAAGACAAG CAAGAGCATACCTCTGGTGGAAGTCCTCGTCACTCGATAGCCTCGAATAATAGTTCAAATCCATCGACGCCGCCGAGTCCGGCTCACGATCATGGCTCGTCGTCGTACGACTCCTAA